A stretch of DNA from Mugil cephalus isolate CIBA_MC_2020 chromosome 12, CIBA_Mcephalus_1.1, whole genome shotgun sequence:
CATTTAGGGATCCTGAAAGTGACCAACGGATGGAACAGGGATTCTTGGACCAGATATCTGTGGTCTGTTACTCAGATATCAGCCCTTTAAATCAGCTGTTGTCCACATGGTTCATGAGTCATCAGATGATATATCATGGGCTCCCAGATTATACAGAAGTATGATCTGTACTCCTCTTCAAACCAGTAAGAACAGCGCAAAGCAATGATTACGCAAAACTTTTCTTATTCTGGTAAAAAAGGGGTTTTCATATAGGATTCCATCAGTTATAGTAAGAGTCAGCTGTGAAATGTGTCCGATTGCGTAAATGACAGCGGGTGCAAATGGCTGTACATAAATGAGGGGTTTTCATGCGCTATTGGTGTTCACCGTGAAGACTGCAAGcgcaaaatgacatttggtgccGTTACATcaaaggcaaataaacacattacgGTGTTAGAGCAAAAAAACATCCGAATATAATTATAAGACACGGCGCAGTGACggactgaataaataaaagaggctCACGCAACGGAATAGTCGCTGTAAACCACGGGAAGcgcaaattatttattggataCATCTGATCCGTTTGGGtatttacagaataaaaaaagaatgtgtgctacaataacagcagccaCATGTGCGCAATTACGCGTAAGACAAATCGTTTGCACGTCCTTTCGAGGGCTGTTAAATATAGACACAGTTTCTACGAGCAAAGTTGctttcaggtttgataaatCACTTTTTGCCAATTTaatgtatttgcattttctgaATATGCAATTAAGGTTATATGCATATTAATTGAGGTAAACGTGCTAAGTGGATACCGACGCGATATTTTGTAGTGATGTACGATACCACTggttcctttccgatccgattcAGGCCGGTATCGGTGATACCGAtacgataccgatactttgtgtaaatacatcctTGTGTGTCtggtaaatttaaaacaaaagtatttcAACTTTTCTTCATAAAGAATACCAGGCaccagagtaatttatttatttattgtaaactCTGAactatattgaggtagtggcctcatttactatatagctgtTACTATACTTGCTATAccatttaaatgctgttttaaacactaaaaaaataaatgaataagaccaattaaaataaatcactgtttaactattaagaactactataaaatgaaaccttgcatcTTAATTTTGACCCTGTTCTcacctcttctgtcctcatcatcataaatgcctcatattctgtgttgtggtttaacctgaggtgtttcacaaggtttgttgtgttgccacaactcaatagtttagttcctacattacctccaatttTGATTTgacaattttagagcataaagacttggtatcggaagtatcgatatttcagcatcgatccacacatcactagcATTTTGCACAAACCTTAGTGAGAGCtgttagtaaatcagtttgtacgtgtgtttttttttgtacacgaTGAGTTTGCACAAGTTTTTATACACACAAACCTTTAGTAGATCTGGCCCTGCTGTTGTTATGTGCATCGTCCTCATTATCGTTCTAACATTTCTCCCCTGAGTGACGTCTTAATGGCGCCTGTCATCAGGGGCTAAAGCTCATTTTCTCTCATTGTGTTCGTTTTTGGACGGAGACCGTGGAGATTATAGCAGAGGCGAGCTGACAAGGGGCttcctctcttctgtctctattACAGCAGCCATCAGTAGCGCCACTCACTCACTAAACAAAGAGACTGAGACGCTCTTGTTCAAAGGTTTAAAcaaacatgtacacacagacTCTTAGTCATTAGTGGTATGAGGACCTAGGACTAAAGCATAGCCACGCTGTAGTGACACCAGATAGCTATAGTAGCACTTAACGACAATTCATCATTATGACCATCATGGGACCTTATCTGTAAACACAGAGCAAAACAGCGGCTTTCTAGTCGCATGTAGAAGGTGGAAATGAGCCAAACACTGAGCTTAGTCCATTATAATCATTTAAACCTCCACCATGATGTGACAGTCAGATGCACAGAGGAGATGCAAGAGATAatatttgtctgtcttttagAAATCGAgcgttaaaaagaaaagcacggcaattaaataataatgattaggaacactacacacacaaaacatgcatTACTACCTGATAACGATTAATACATATTGATGGATGATTCGATGTGTGGACGGACTGACTGGTGGGTTGAACAGTTAGTGgctcatttgaacattttaatcACAACCTCAAAGCTGCATCTTCAGATAAAATCAAAAAGGCCAAACTTTAGCTTTAACTGTTACCTGACGAGATAATTCAAACCTTGATGTGATGTTAATGTCATATAAATACAGCTTCCACATTGTCACAGGTCAAATTGCAGACTATTGAATTCTATTTATTATAGTTAATAGTTTTATTATTGAAGGTGGTGAGTGTGGGATCGCGTTTCCTCACTGCTCTTaaattcctcagtgtttttagaattttcatgtctgtgtgtgttctcttgGTCTGttgttttatcctttttataTAGAGCACTTTTCGATGCATCCTTTGCACTCgataaataaagattgattgattgattgaaattGCAGACTAAGATATAGTGTGAGATATAAccacccgtgcagcccatacattgctcctcccccactaacagagtGTGTGGTGCAGCTGGAAGGTGGAAAAACCTTGTGCTCCacctctttttacctgtttattttgtatgtataAGAGcgttaaaatattatttgagttcaagaaatgtttttggttaagTTGAGACTAGTAATTGTTATCactgttatttttatcatgcagataaagggagaaaaagcaggTATCGGCAGTACATATCGCCAGTATCGGCCATAGAGAATCCACATCGGTCCACCTCTAATAACCATAACAAAGCTCCATCCATACACTGACCTGGACCAGCCTCCATGACTCGGCGATAATGGCCGCCTGGACTCTGTTGAGGGCAAAACCGTCAATCTCCTTTTTCAGACGGACAGGTGCCTGACCAACCtgtatgaaaagaaacaaagtccTCCTAAAGCTCCTGAAAGAAAGCACTGAAGAACTGAATCAAGCTGTACTTTTAATTATATAACTGTGAACTTTAGTAGCAGTTGGGAGGACGCCCTTTATCTCGACTCGTGATAAAAATTTAGCATGACGTGCTAAGACGTGCCTGGAATACGTTCTGTAATCCCTCGAAGTATTCGTTGTCACTTGATGAGCCAGCTTTACAAGGGACAGCGCATAAAACACTACCACTCCAGATCTGAGACTCTGTTGTTGAAAGTGGCCGTGAAGcatcactttcaacaacagagTGCAACTAATTTTAACTAAACCACAAACGCTGTAGAAACGAACTGCCAACCGTGACACATCTCCAGATCAGACTGTTCCCAGCCTCCTTTGAAAAGATGTTACATTAAGTGTCACTTTTCTGGCTGATTGGTTTTCAAGCAGGTGTGTAATCTCAGCTTTTCACCTTGGTCATCAGGGCGTGGGTGGTGTCCATGACGTCCGCTGCTGTCTCTGGGTGAGGAACCAGCTCCACCAGTTTGACGTAGTAAGGTGGGTTCACCTGCAAAGCACAGGACGCATCATACACCTGGATCCAATGAAGGCCACTTTGGAAAACTCTTAGGAAGATGTTCAAAGGCAGAAGTTTACTCTCTATTTACAGGTTTAACTTTGAGGAATGAGTTTTTTGGAGTTTTCTGGTTGTTACTTTAGCCTAGTTATGGTCACTTCATTGTATTTCAAGCATCTATTCAAATAATGGACGttcaagtggatgttacttagactcgTAGCAGCCACCTAGACATGAATGGAAGAAATTACTTTGACATATGTAGCTCTGCAAGAAACCCCCCAAAAGATCCTGTTGAATTGTTTTCTGGATATACCACAAGATTTATAAATCTTACAACACAAAACTATTTTCAAAGGGGTAGTTCTTACGTTTACAGCGACACTGCTCTACCACGaatgattttaaaaacacagaagaagagatgaTGCTTCATTAATAGGAGCTATACTGGGGATGTAGACGGACATgaataagcaaaataaaacagacaaatcaGAAACATTAATATAAAATCATGTCAGAAACCATGCTTGAGTATTTTTTCAAACATAAGAGGTGCACATCTGCATTCATTAAGGGAATCTTTAATAACAAAGCCAGTTTAAGGGGAGAGGGTGGCGCTCTTTAACTCCACCTGCTAATATCAGAGCTCTGCACCAGCACTGACCGGATGGGAGACGATGCAGCGACTCCTCTTCTGCACTTTAGAAAAGACGTTGCTCGGCACCAGGCAGGAGGTGGAGCTGCTCAGGATGACGCCTTCTCCCACAAGACGCTCGATGTCCTGGAAGACGGTCTGCTTGACCTCCAGCTGCTCAAATATACACTCCTGGAAAAggcacggacacacacaaacacacacacacacagattatgGGATTGTTAAGTCACTGCAAGAAATGTGCAATTATTTTCTGCAacacagtgaataaataatatttttaaccAAAGCCTTTTGTAACAAACAGAAGAGAATGACCCTGCTCACACTTTGCAAAACGCTCCTTTGTCATTTATCTTTCAGGGAACTTCACAATCAGTGAATTATCACAGGGGAAATGAAACATCGCAGCCACAAATAAAGACTTAGTGTATTTATTCTCGGTTGGCATCAAACTGCAACATTCCTTTTAGTTGCAGAGATggaaagaaccaaaaaaaaaaaaagatgtaggCAGAAGCAAAAAGCTTTTATGATGCCTacaacttttttcatttttaaaatcatctcaccaaaacaaaaacatcaaaaagcaagaaaatgtaattaaactGCATTAAGTTTAAACATCTTTTTGAATTCAGAGACAGAAGTACTTGACTTTAACTCATCACTGAGTCTGTTCTACAAGTTTACTCCTTTAACTGTGATGCGCAGACTTCAGAAAGTATCTTTATAATCTTAAACATCTTAGTTCACATCGTGTTACTCTGGGTGAGAACATTCTCTGAATGCAGCAGGAATGTTGATTGTTTTGTGCCTTGAACTTTATAAGAGATGGTTCTCAGCTCAACATCATCATTCAATTAAAAAGCATCTAATTTAATAAAGATTAAAGGGTTTGTtggtatttttctgtttccttaaACATGTCGAAGGCCGTatactgcatgtttttaaaactgGATTCAACCAGTCAAggttgtgtgtttcttgtaCATGTGAGTTGTGGAAAGGCATGACTCTTCCAAAGCGATGGCGTTAATATTCTCTAAATGCTGTTGTTTGTGCGTAGAACTGCAATAACAGGCTGAGCAAGCAGAGCGCAGGAGAAGGCATGTTCAGCTCATTACCAGGTAGAAAGTCACACAaggtctgtttattttatattcattccTACAGcttttattgattattattttttatgaaatttGATGGATTACTGTAGGATTGTGAGGGGAGGTGTCTGAATTACTGTCTGATAATATGTCTCTGAGACCAAGCAGCTAGTTGGCTTCATATTggatgttggattcatattattCACTGTACAAGTTATTCATCTACAGCTAATTTAACTATAGTTCCTGTAGAAACCCCCCGATCAATAGCAGAGTGAAACTTAAAGAGAAATGTACACAACAGTTAATCTTTGTTAGAGTGAACTCAGCAGTATAGATAGTACAgagtattgatttttttttttttgcgccctACCCATCtctttgtattgttttatcATCAGCAAGTTGAAGGTGGCACTTTCCtgcctttaaaaaaatccactttagattttattttaagtgacAGTGAGAGAGTAAAGACCATCAGCATGTCCACAGTTGACTTAGTGTTTGTCTTCTTAGACTAACAAAGACAAGGTGAGTGATTTGGTATTAAATTGTCATGTATTTCTTTCATAGGTGGGACTAGAACTTGTCACAACAACCTCCCCTGAACCTTTTGTTAAGACAGAGGGGCAACTCCTAAAAGTGTTCGTGACACATGACAGTGTCTCGAGAAATTCCTTCTGCATACAAGTTTGTTAGGTTTTGTTTCCTGTAGTTTGACAAAGCAATGCTACATGACACAAGCTGTCCTTACAGGTGTGAATTTCACTGCATGATGCAACTAAAGCCATATAACcatgtaaaatacaaaaacatgataagatacgttacgatacgatacgatacgatacgatacgataaaatacgatacgatacgatacgatacaagaCTAGATATGacaaataagataagatacaaTATGATAAGAAGTGAGATAAGATATGATAAATAACATAAGTTATGATAACTAAGATAacatacgatacgatatgaatTTCACCACAAATAACAAACATAACTCACATCCTCCCAGTTGAAgtccttcctgtttttcttattgtctGTTTGTTGTGACTAACACAATAAATTCTCTTATAACCTGTGTCATAAAAGAGCCAGGACCTACTGAGACTGAGACTTCtctaaccattttatttttatttttgctgctgataaatacacagatcaggcgtaacattatgaccaccttcctaatattaatATGACAGAGAATGgactgtggatcatcccacagatacttgatcagtttgggatctagtgaatttggaggccaggtcgacaccttgtgctgttcttcatgttttatttatttatttatttatttattaggttgctaaaaatgaaaaatgccaggtctaaaagtttctcAGTGGAAAGATGTAATGTATTTCTTGAACCTAGAAATAATCAAATACACATTCAAGGTATCCTCCCATTCATTTTAAGATGTGTTATAACCCTACAGCTGTAGTAGTGGGACTGTTATGGCAAATCCATTGTATCAATGTATCTGATGAATAATACacttgtatgtattttttagGATGAACTCAGAACATcgaactgtcacaagacggtaAATTAACTTCTTCccgtgagtggtcataatgttgtggctgatcgtttCTAGGCTGTATGTACTTTGCCGTGTTCACGGTGACGTCGGCCTGTTTGAGTTTGGCGTGATGAGCTGGTTTCACCTGGACGAAGAAGGCGCCCTCTAGTGCCTGAGCCAGGTCGTCGTAGCTGCTGAGAAGCTGAATCTGCTGAGCGGCCGTTAGTTTCCCTCGCAGCATCCGAGCTCcttccagctcctccatctGCTTCCTGAACCGACACGGAGCAGGAGGTGATGCAGTTaactctcacacaaacactagGTCTAACATAATCAGCTCATTTAATAAGAATATAGAAggtatttaacttttatttaccCAGACAAGCAATTATGTACAGTTTCTTATTTACAAATGTAGCCTGAACAAAGAGGAAGGTTATGTAGTTTGCAGGAATAacaacttttaataaaaaagtacaataaaataataacagtgacAAGTATTcataaacaaactgtgtttgtttcttcttcttctacgtcATTGTCTCATCTTTAttatggtgcaaataaataaaaataaaactaactaGTCGACAGCAATTTGTCACAGGTTTTGTGTAAAGACAATAAATAGTGTAAAGACAGtgagtttaacctcctgagactctgcgtcctcatatggggacgttaaattttaggtttgtggcagcttcttattctgcttcatttaaacttttatcctcataactagacactagttggtgtaaaaacatttcagtggattaattttgcagccgatcacgtaatAAAAGTGAACAAAATTCAAAAACGCATCAAATTTTCTgactgaaacttgtttatttaagcttattaacttttctagtttaatattacaatagtatatcaatagtaacgagctatagcttcgctaattagcaagaactccattgaggacgttgggacttcgttctttgcaattctgcttttgcacagcaatgttcagacatgagaatgaaaagttttatattttgttacatattggtgactttattaggATActaagtgaaataatcccagggtccacatatgaggacataatatttttttccaaaaacgacttcctgttcaaagatgatgcttagtttttatactttttaggtcctgctaatcccaaataatgcagaaattaaaaatgcgtAGCAAACAAAATGTCAGGTCTCAGGGGTTAAGGTGTGTTTTGTGAGATGTTTCAGTCACAATGAAGCAAAGCCTAGATTATAAGAATgagaaaatactgtaaatactgtttgttttctcctgattcaacaggaaaatgttgctcttcttccatttctttaGTAATTTCAATCCATTTCTGGAGTTAATTTGATAAATTATAAGTTAAGTATCATATTCTAGGTGAGTTGGTTTTTCAATTTAAAGAAACCAACCAAGAGTATTATTAGTGGAAAGCTGGTTTACGTTAGGGTCTATCCAGGATGGGAGGTACAGGTCTGTATTTCTAAGCTGTTTTGCGAGGAGCACATATTTTATTTGGACTCGTGACGTCATGCAAACACAGATAATGATAACCTCACAGGATCAAGGCAGCTGCAGtcggtctgtgaaggttctcagtcatccgggtcatggtttatatccaaaaggggttttaaaaaaggcaactggacttgtagagttttgagaagacgtttcatctgcgtagcttcttcagttctaagagactggtgggaagttgaggtttaaataggaaactctgcaagtccagtggcctttttttaaaacgccttttggatttggaggctgtggttctTGCCAGACGTTTGCTGACCActataacatttaataaaaactttttttttttcagctcattAAGCCAAGTCAGGATTTTATTAGTCTAATTATGCACTATAAATGTAAATTCTGTTCGAATTGTACGGTCCATGTTGTCTTCAGTTAGtcaaaaagatgaaataaactgTATTACAGCTAGTTCTCATAGCTCATAGACACCATAGCTCTAGTCTACAATAACAATACTCCAGATTTCATGAAATGAGCTGCACAGATTGGTTTCAAGGAATGTAAAGATTCATGAGATAACATCTGTACAGTCATAAATCCCAGAGAATCCAACTGATTATCACACATTCCTCTCCTTTAGCCATGTATTATGACATATTAAGCAATGATAGCTGGTCAAACATacttcacatttacatttgagcctgttttgctgttttcatgtgttacaTTTGGGTGACAGGGATGTTAAAATACAACTGCTGTCAATTTTCCAAGGTATACAGCATTTTAACGGCTAATTAAGAAGATAATGAGTTtatctgtcaaaataaattgatgtaaaataaattacaaaactaGGGTTTAGAGGAATACAGGGAAGAGTTAAGCTTGTTCAGCAAGAAATAACACAAAGGGAAACTGAACAACCAATACAATGACACCCTCTACTGttcatacaataaaatacaatactttttttttttttttttttaacatactaCTTTAATTGTAATATCAGGAGAGGCAATAAAAGTGGGTGGTTTAACTTAAGGGAGGTTCTTCTTTAATGGATGTTAAATTTTGTTAATGCACTAGTACAACTTGAAGTGAAACAAGGCAGCAAGAGTCTTAATGACTGACCTGAGCTCTGTCTGCAGGAGGaattaaacttaaattaatGAGATATTCATATATAATTTGGATTTGTTCCAGGCCTTAAAAAAGGGACAGAAGGAACCTTATTTTCTGACAGTGTTTGCCACAGCACTTCTCATCTAAAGCATTGTCATTCCACAGTAATATT
This window harbors:
- the cryl1 gene encoding lambda-crystallin homolog, encoding MSSPDMKTIAVIGSGLIGRSWAMVFVSGGYTVKIFDNQPGQSANAITEIKKQMEELEGARMLRGKLTAAQQIQLLSSYDDLAQALEGAFFVQECIFEQLEVKQTVFQDIERLVGEGVILSSSTSCLVPSNVFSKVQKRSRCIVSHPVNPPYYVKLVELVPHPETAADVMDTTHALMTKVGQAPVRLKKEIDGFALNRVQAAIIAESWRLVQDGIISVRDIDLVMSEGLGMRYAFIGPMETMHLNAPEGLEDYMKRYGEGIRRVLTSFGPVPDFFGEGSKSIINEMCELIPSDQQHLTARKERRDQLLMHLAKLKKDD